In the genome of Sphingomonas naphthae, one region contains:
- a CDS encoding outer membrane protein — protein sequence MKSFVVGGLLAVTLSAATPAFAQDSASASSWTGPYAGMRLGFSWQPKDRNETLIFDTNRDGTFNDTVRTTTGANAFSPGFCGGVGHTSLPANGCQGDAGGTEIAGVLGFDYQIGSNIVVGALVDYGRSGVTDGVSGFSTTPANYTFSRTLRGQGSLRARAGYAVAIFDAEPTTLAYATGGLAYGRVRNRFGTTNGANAFIDPKGDDARLNQARDNVWGYTYGGGVEQRIGKFSIGVLYLYTSLKDNDYVVDVQRGAAPVTNPFLLTNATGTFMKRSYSDFNRHSVSVTTSYRF from the coding sequence ATGAAATCGTTCGTCGTCGGCGGCTTGCTTGCCGTCACCTTGTCGGCCGCCACGCCTGCTTTCGCACAGGATAGCGCCTCCGCCAGCAGCTGGACCGGCCCCTATGCGGGCATGCGGCTCGGCTTTTCATGGCAGCCCAAGGATCGCAACGAAACGCTGATCTTCGATACCAACCGCGACGGCACGTTCAACGACACGGTCCGCACAACGACCGGTGCCAACGCCTTCTCGCCCGGCTTCTGCGGCGGCGTCGGCCACACCTCGCTGCCGGCCAACGGCTGCCAGGGCGATGCCGGCGGCACCGAGATCGCGGGCGTGCTGGGCTTCGATTACCAGATCGGCAGCAATATCGTGGTCGGCGCGCTGGTCGATTACGGCCGCTCGGGCGTGACCGACGGCGTCAGCGGCTTCTCGACGACGCCCGCCAATTACACTTTCTCGCGCACGCTGCGCGGCCAGGGTAGCCTGCGCGCCCGCGCCGGCTATGCCGTCGCGATCTTCGATGCCGAGCCGACGACGCTCGCCTACGCCACCGGCGGCCTCGCCTATGGCCGCGTCCGCAACCGTTTCGGCACGACGAACGGCGCGAACGCCTTCATCGATCCCAAGGGTGACGATGCTCGCCTGAACCAGGCGCGCGACAATGTCTGGGGCTATACCTATGGCGGCGGCGTCGAGCAGCGCATCGGCAAATTCTCGATCGGCGTGCTGTATCTGTACACCAGCCTGAAGGACAACGACTATGTCGTCGACGTCCAGCGCGGCGCGGCACCGGTGACCAACCCGTTCCTGCTGACCAACGCGACCGGCACTTTCATGAAGCGCAGCTATAGCGACTTCAACCGCCACTCCGTGTCGGTGACGACGAGCTACCGCTTCTGA
- the era gene encoding GTPase Era: protein MTDAPTPAPQTRCGLVSLVGAPNAGKSTLVNALVGQKVAIVSPKPQTTRARLMGIAIAGDTQIMLVDTPGIFEARRRLDRAMVAAAWGGAEDADLLCLVVDAKTGMFRKLEPILEALKARREPKLLILNKVDVTPKEELLALAQSLNETMEFSDIFMVSATTGDGLADLKATLAARMPEGPWHFPEDQVSDATDRMLAAEVTREQLYLQLHAELPYASAVETEKYEERKDGSVAIHQQILVGRDTQKAIVLGKRGVRLKEIGSKAREELATLLGRKVHLFLHVKVNPKWEEDRGLYEEIGLDWVK from the coding sequence ATGACCGACGCCCCTACTCCGGCTCCGCAGACGCGCTGCGGCCTCGTCAGCCTCGTCGGCGCCCCCAACGCGGGCAAATCGACGCTGGTGAACGCCCTCGTCGGCCAGAAGGTCGCGATCGTCAGCCCCAAGCCGCAGACGACCCGCGCCCGCCTGATGGGCATCGCCATCGCCGGCGACACGCAGATCATGCTGGTCGACACCCCCGGCATCTTCGAGGCGCGGCGCCGGCTCGACCGGGCGATGGTGGCCGCCGCTTGGGGCGGCGCCGAGGATGCCGACCTGCTGTGCCTGGTAGTCGATGCCAAGACCGGCATGTTCCGCAAGCTGGAGCCGATCCTCGAGGCGCTGAAGGCACGACGCGAGCCCAAGCTGCTGATCCTCAACAAGGTGGACGTGACGCCCAAGGAGGAATTGCTGGCGCTGGCCCAGAGCCTCAACGAGACGATGGAATTCTCCGACATCTTCATGGTCTCCGCCACCACCGGCGACGGCCTTGCCGACCTGAAGGCGACGCTCGCCGCGCGGATGCCGGAAGGGCCGTGGCACTTCCCCGAGGATCAGGTGTCCGACGCGACCGACCGGATGCTGGCCGCCGAAGTGACGCGCGAACAGCTCTACCTCCAGCTCCACGCCGAACTGCCCTATGCCAGCGCGGTCGAGACGGAAAAGTACGAGGAGCGCAAGGACGGGTCGGTCGCGATCCACCAGCAGATCCTCGTCGGCCGCGACACGCAGAAGGCGATCGTGCTGGGCAAGCGCGGCGTGCGGCTGAAGGAGATCGGATCGAAGGCGCGCGAGGAACTGGCGACCCTGCTCGGCCGCAAGGTCCACCTGTTCCTGCATGTGAAGGTCAACCCGAAGTGGGAAGAGGATCGCGGGCTCTACGAGGAGATCGGGCTCGACTGGGTGAAGTGA
- the rnc gene encoding ribonuclease III yields MNDDLTAWIESALGHAPRDPALFLRALTHASQTSANYERLEFLGDKVLGVVTAAWLYRIHPDEPEGALSRRLNAVVSRETCAEVGRAIGVPQRLVLGKQARDDGVIHSDNVVGDAVEALIGALFLENGLDAARPFVERAFAPFLGESAPRHPKAALQEWAAANRCRPPVYALERRSGPDHAPRFLVSVALPGKAGAEANGEGASKREAESEAARTLLERLK; encoded by the coding sequence GTGAACGACGATCTTACCGCCTGGATCGAAAGCGCCCTCGGCCATGCCCCGCGCGATCCTGCCCTCTTCCTGCGCGCGCTGACCCACGCCTCGCAGACGTCCGCCAATTACGAGCGGCTCGAGTTCCTCGGCGACAAGGTGCTGGGGGTGGTGACCGCCGCCTGGCTCTACCGCATCCACCCCGACGAACCCGAGGGCGCGCTCTCGCGCCGCCTCAACGCCGTCGTCAGTCGCGAGACCTGTGCCGAGGTCGGCCGCGCCATCGGCGTGCCGCAGCGGCTGGTGCTGGGCAAGCAGGCGCGCGACGATGGCGTGATCCACAGCGACAATGTCGTCGGCGACGCGGTCGAAGCGCTGATCGGCGCGCTGTTCCTGGAAAACGGGCTCGATGCCGCGCGGCCGTTCGTCGAGCGGGCCTTCGCGCCTTTCCTCGGCGAGAGCGCGCCGCGCCACCCCAAGGCGGCGTTGCAGGAATGGGCCGCTGCCAACCGCTGCCGCCCGCCCGTCTATGCGCTCGAACGCCGCTCCGGCCCCGACCATGCCCCGCGCTTCCTCGTCAGCGTCGCTCTGCCCGGCAAGGCGGGCGCCGAAGCGAACGGCGAAGGCGCCTCCAAGCGCGAGGCGGAATCCGAAGCCGCGCGCACCCTGCTCGAAAGACTGAAATGA
- a CDS encoding sugar phosphate isomerase/epimerase family protein — MDRLGIDFISVFGMPPVAFVELAADLGVARIGLGPRPLVVNPGVYPDWSLVDDAALRREVKAALAANAVSIAIAEACLLFPGGDVRDTAPALDVLAELGAPCANIASLDPDRQRTFDQCALYAEMAEARGMRSTVEFAPMLGVPDLATARALVRHVDRPGFAILVDMLHLARSGGTTADLLALDPGEVGHIQLCDGLLEWTMDSYMHEAAAERLCPGTGQFPLAEWLAALPGTVSIGLEMPMQARALAGDAPGDWLGPCVTAARALMAEADGLRR, encoded by the coding sequence ATGGATCGCCTGGGAATCGACTTCATCAGCGTCTTCGGGATGCCGCCGGTCGCCTTCGTCGAACTGGCCGCCGATCTGGGCGTCGCCCGGATCGGGCTCGGGCCGAGGCCGCTCGTGGTCAATCCGGGGGTCTATCCCGATTGGTCGCTGGTCGACGATGCGGCGCTCCGCCGCGAGGTGAAGGCGGCGCTGGCCGCCAACGCCGTCTCGATCGCGATCGCCGAAGCCTGCCTGCTCTTCCCCGGCGGCGACGTGCGCGACACGGCGCCGGCGCTGGACGTGCTGGCCGAACTCGGCGCGCCCTGCGCCAACATCGCCAGCCTCGATCCGGACAGGCAGCGCACCTTCGACCAATGCGCGCTCTACGCCGAAATGGCCGAGGCACGCGGGATGCGATCGACGGTGGAATTCGCGCCGATGCTGGGCGTGCCCGATCTGGCGACCGCCCGCGCGCTGGTGCGCCATGTCGATCGGCCGGGCTTCGCCATCCTGGTCGATATGCTGCACCTCGCCCGATCGGGCGGCACGACCGCCGATCTGCTGGCGCTCGATCCGGGCGAGGTGGGCCATATCCAGTTGTGCGACGGTCTGCTCGAATGGACGATGGACAGCTATATGCACGAGGCGGCGGCCGAGCGGCTGTGCCCCGGCACCGGCCAATTTCCGCTGGCGGAATGGCTCGCCGCCCTGCCCGGCACCGTCTCGATCGGGCTGGAAATGCCGATGCAGGCGCGCGCGCTGGCGGGCGATGCGCCGGGCGACTGGCTCGGCCCCTGCGTCACGGCCGCCCGCGCGCTGATGGCGGAGGCGGACGGGCTGCGGCGTTAG
- a CDS encoding aminotransferase class V-fold PLP-dependent enzyme — MHDRRAFLGMTGAVALAGAGEASAQGIALEPGFDRAMGDFASAQATFGRLYDIDRTIANFDAAYYGAMTRPVQAIYAEKVGWVNRVNALYLRSAVPGHPRDAELDRSRAEVAGLLGCKTQEIALSTGGTEALYALITNYRLLKAGDAVLLADVDYDEMQYAMEYLKESRGAEVVRFDLPEPMTRANILSAYDRILRDTPRAKLLLLTHLSNRNGLVPPVREIVAMAKARGVDVILDSAQTVGHLDFTVADTGADFIGFSLHKWLAAPLGNGGIYIREGRLGDIAPYLGNRIHDESDIRARVPTGTADIAARLTIPAAVAMHRAIGPKRKLAHLRALRDHWIAGVREVKGLQLMLPDEPDNHGSVSAFRLPGQRDWAQAQAVQKLFLDKYRLLVVAKRGLASGPVLRVTPALFNTTAELDRLIAAIQAERGLFA; from the coding sequence ATGCACGATCGCCGCGCGTTTCTGGGGATGACGGGCGCCGTGGCGCTGGCCGGGGCGGGCGAGGCATCGGCGCAGGGCATCGCGCTCGAACCCGGCTTCGATCGGGCGATGGGCGATTTCGCCTCCGCGCAGGCCACCTTCGGCCGGCTCTACGATATCGATCGCACCATCGCGAATTTCGACGCGGCTTATTATGGCGCGATGACCCGCCCGGTGCAGGCGATCTATGCCGAGAAGGTCGGCTGGGTGAACCGGGTCAACGCACTCTATCTGCGCAGCGCCGTCCCCGGCCATCCGCGCGATGCGGAGCTTGATCGCAGCCGCGCCGAGGTGGCCGGCCTGCTCGGCTGCAAGACGCAGGAGATCGCGCTCAGCACGGGCGGCACCGAGGCGCTCTATGCGCTCATCACCAATTATCGCCTGCTCAAGGCCGGCGATGCCGTGCTGCTGGCCGATGTCGATTATGACGAGATGCAATATGCGATGGAATATCTGAAGGAGAGCCGGGGCGCCGAGGTGGTGCGCTTCGACCTGCCCGAGCCGATGACCCGCGCCAACATCCTGTCGGCCTATGATCGCATCCTGCGCGACACGCCGCGCGCCAAGCTGTTGCTGCTCACCCACCTGTCCAACCGCAATGGGCTGGTGCCGCCGGTGCGCGAGATCGTGGCGATGGCCAAGGCGCGCGGCGTGGACGTGATCCTCGACAGCGCCCAGACCGTCGGCCACCTCGATTTCACGGTCGCCGATACCGGCGCGGACTTCATCGGCTTCTCGCTCCACAAATGGCTGGCCGCGCCGCTCGGCAATGGCGGCATCTACATTCGCGAGGGGCGGCTGGGCGACATCGCGCCGTACCTCGGCAACCGCATCCACGACGAGAGCGATATCCGCGCGCGCGTGCCCACCGGCACCGCCGACATCGCCGCGCGCCTCACCATCCCCGCCGCCGTCGCGATGCACCGCGCGATCGGGCCGAAGCGCAAGCTGGCGCACCTGCGCGCGCTCCGCGACCATTGGATCGCCGGGGTGCGCGAGGTGAAGGGCCTGCAATTGATGCTGCCCGACGAGCCCGACAACCACGGCTCGGTCAGCGCCTTCCGCCTGCCCGGCCAGCGCGACTGGGCGCAGGCGCAGGCGGTGCAGAAGCTGTTCCTCGACAAATATCGCCTGCTGGTGGTGGCGAAGAGGGGCCTCGCCTCCGGCCCGGTATTGCGGGTGACGCCGGCGCTGTTCAACACGACGGCGGAACTGGACCGGCTGATCGCCGCGATCCAGGCCGAGCGCGGGCTGTTCGCCTGA